In the Quercus lobata isolate SW786 chromosome 5, ValleyOak3.0 Primary Assembly, whole genome shotgun sequence genome, one interval contains:
- the LOC115989458 gene encoding DEAD-box ATP-dependent RNA helicase 20-like, protein MLDSHRTNLRRVTYLVLDEADRMLDMGFEPQIRKLVSQIRPDRQTLYWSSTWSKEVEQLARQFLYIPYKVRCEGREICDKL, encoded by the exons ATGTTGGATTCGCATCGTACAAACTTGCGAAGGGTTACATATCTTGTGTTGGATGAGGCAGATCGGATGTTAGATATGGGTTTTGAGCCTCAGATTCGAAAGCTTGTTTCTCAG ATTCGCCCAGATCGTCAAACTTTGTACTGGAGTTCTACCTGGTCTAAAGAGGTTGAACAACTTGCTAGACAGTTTCTTTACATCCCGTACAAAGTAAG ATGTGAAGGACGTGAAATATGCGATAAATTATGA